A genome region from Syntrophorhabdaceae bacterium includes the following:
- a CDS encoding ParB/RepB/Spo0J family partition protein gives MRDIRFCLSYPLHDEKLLASIGKLGIIEPIILLEPAPFTVVTGFKRLVAAKRLGLKEVPAVTQALSEKQALLLAVHDNMHRGLNIVEKAHTIERMVTQGFSRDEFDTVMGLFSLSPHEKVSTQLISIASSENFLKDFIIGQGLSLKNIEYLLRLSKDERKGIIKAFTSMRTTESYIREILEMLLLMKIKTGRFPYRTVGRAESAGELRLKLKKRLYPGLLSLEKKLEKEKAALGLPPAIDIKVDPFFEKEYIDITIRVKSGQEAEGLLQKLNEVLKKGHIGNILELTKGRIR, from the coding sequence ATGCGCGACATAAGGTTCTGTCTCTCCTATCCGCTTCATGACGAGAAGCTTTTAGCATCCATCGGAAAGCTCGGTATTATAGAACCGATCATACTGCTTGAGCCCGCTCCGTTCACCGTGGTCACTGGATTTAAAAGGCTTGTAGCCGCTAAAAGACTGGGGCTCAAAGAGGTCCCTGCCGTAACACAGGCCTTGAGCGAGAAACAGGCTCTTTTACTCGCCGTTCACGACAACATGCATCGAGGTTTAAATATCGTGGAGAAGGCCCACACCATAGAAAGGATGGTAACGCAGGGTTTCTCTCGAGACGAGTTTGATACGGTCATGGGGCTCTTTTCTTTAAGTCCGCACGAGAAGGTCTCTACACAGCTTATTTCCATAGCCTCATCAGAGAACTTTTTGAAAGACTTTATCATCGGACAGGGACTTTCTTTGAAGAACATCGAGTATCTTCTCCGCTTGAGCAAGGATGAGAGGAAGGGCATCATAAAGGCCTTTACATCCATGCGCACGACCGAAAGTTACATCCGGGAGATCCTTGAAATGCTCCTCCTCATGAAGATTAAGACCGGCAGGTTCCCGTACAGGACTGTGGGCCGCGCCGAGAGTGCGGGCGAACTCAGACTCAAGCTCAAAAAGCGTCTTTATCCCGGCCTTCTGTCTCTTGAGAAAAAACTCGAAAAAGAGAAGGCTGCCCTGGGCCTGCCACCGGCCATAGACATAAAGGTAGACCCTTTCTTTGAAAAAGAGTATATTGATATAACAATACGGGTAAAGAGCGGGCAGGAAGCAGAAGGGTTACTGCAAAAACTCAACGAGGTTCTAAAGAAAGGACATATAGGAAATATCCTTGAGCTTACCAAAGGTAGAATTCGTTGA
- a CDS encoding flavin reductase family protein: MKKSIGAKTMLFPTPVLVVGTYDPSGRANAMTVAWGGICCSEPPCVAISLRKATYTYGNIVQRKAFTVHVADEAHVEEADYFGIVSGKKTDKLIASGLTPVRAEFVDAPCIEEFPLVLECRLLHTVEIGLHTQFIGEIADVKVDEAMVTEDGLPDIGKIKPVAFAPTIRNYYALGRVVGKAFSMGKK; the protein is encoded by the coding sequence ATGAAGAAATCCATAGGCGCGAAGACCATGTTGTTTCCCACGCCGGTGCTTGTTGTAGGTACCTATGACCCGTCAGGCAGGGCTAATGCCATGACTGTGGCCTGGGGAGGTATCTGCTGCTCGGAGCCGCCCTGTGTTGCCATCTCTCTGAGGAAGGCCACCTACACATACGGGAATATTGTTCAAAGAAAAGCTTTTACCGTCCATGTAGCCGACGAAGCTCACGTAGAGGAAGCCGATTACTTCGGTATAGTCTCCGGCAAAAAGACCGATAAACTGATTGCGAGCGGACTCACGCCTGTCAGGGCGGAATTCGTGGATGCCCCCTGTATTGAAGAATTTCCCCTGGTGCTCGAGTGCAGGCTTCTTCATACCGTAGAAATTGGGCTTCATACCCAGTTTATTGGCGAGATAGCAGATGTAAAGGTCGACGAAGCCATGGTGACGGAGGATGGTTTGCCCGATATCGGAAAGATAAAGCCGGTAGCCTTCGCCCCTACGATCAGAAACTATTACGCCCTCGGCAGGGTAGTGGGCAAGGCCTTCTCTATGGGGAAAAAATAG